From Pseudorca crassidens isolate mPseCra1 chromosome 7, mPseCra1.hap1, whole genome shotgun sequence, a single genomic window includes:
- the C7H8orf58 gene encoding uncharacterized protein C8orf58 homolog isoform X9, with product MLGRRRVFAVEPLGGRDGAGEDLARGCVVPGVTSTYRRIPDAAPGWSADSCKGHGRLRAPGRQVPLLKLASQDSGVEMAIGDRSLATSPGLSQDSLNSEPMQNAEPLALGATEPPARLSRLLASRKLEQVLERSRQLPTSSASLSHYRSPKPPRNPEYEMPLFGAGGQEATKAESDLEAGLEEAEVVGGLGPEAWACLPGQGLRYLEHLCLVLEQMARLQQLCLQLQTQRAPGVSELWAVGPAGRQVSGGCRGWGGPLEPGLPSEQPQPSSQALKARLSCAQHPKEEEPALAPSPPPSHAPGSEVHGRWERLSQTEETAGSLPLEQGQGPAQPDPVEKPSTC from the exons ATGCTGGGCCGGCGGCGCGTCTTCGCCGTGGAGCCGCTGGGCGGCCGGG ATGGGGCTGGCGAGGACCTGGCACGTGGTTGTGTAGTGCCTGGAGTCACCAGCACCTACAGACGGATCCCGGATGCCGCTCCAGGGTGGTCGGCAGACTCCTGCAAGGGGCATGGCCGGCTGAGAGCACCTGGGAGGCAGGTGCCGCTTCTCAAACTGGCCTCCCAGGACTCAGGAGTGGAGATGGCGATTGGGGACAGGTCCCTAGCCACCTCCCCGGGCCTTTCTCAAGACTCTCTGAACTCTGAGCCCATGCAGAACGCTGagcccctggccctgggtgcCACGGAGCCTCCTGCCCGCCTAAGCCGGCTTCTAGCCAGCCGTAAGCTGGAGCAGGTGCTGGAGCGGTCCCGCCAGCTCCCGACTTCCTCTGCCAGCTTGTCACATTACCGCTCCCCAAAGCCGCCACGCAACCCTGAGTATGAAATGCCCCTTTTTGGAGCAGGAGGACAGGAGGCCACCAAGGCAGAGAGTGACCTAGAGGCAGGGCTGGAAGAAGCAGAAGTG GTGGGGGGCTTGGGGCCTGAAGCCTGGGCCTGCCTCCCAGGGCAGGGTCTTCGCTACCTGGAACACCTGTGCCTGGTACTGGAGCAGATGGCGAGGCTGCAGCAGCTCtgcctgcagctgcagactcaGAGGGCCCCTGGGGTGAGTGAGCTGTGGGCAGTCGGGCCAGCGGGCAGGCAGGTGAGTGGGGGATGCAGAGGATGGGGGGGACCCCTGGAACCAGGACTCCCTTCAGAACAGCCTCAGCCCTCTAGCCAGGCCCTGAAAGCCCGTCTCTCCTGTGCACAGCATCCTAAAGAGGAGGAGCCGGCCCTGGCGCCTTCACCTCCACCCTCTCACGCCCCGGGCAGTGAGGTACACGGGCGGTGGGAGCGGCTCAGCCAGACAGAGGAGACAG CGGGATCTCTCCCACTGGAACAAGGTCAAGGTCCTGCTCAACCGGATCCGGTGGAGAAGCCCTCGACCTGCTGA
- the C7H8orf58 gene encoding uncharacterized protein C8orf58 homolog isoform X1: MLGRRRVFAVEPLGGRDGAGEDLARGCVVPGVTSTYRRIPDAAPGWSADSCKGHGRLRAPGRQVPLLKLASQDSGVEMAIGDRSLATSPGLSQDSLNSEPMQNAEPLALGATEPPARLSRLLASRKLEQVLERSRQLPTSSASLSHYRSPKPPRNPEYEMPLFGAGGQEATKAESDLEAGLEEAEVVGGLGPEAWACLPGQGLRYLEHLCLVLEQMARLQQLCLQLQTQRAPGVSELWAVGPAGRQVSGGCRGWGGPLEPGLPSEQPQPSSQALKARLSCAQHPKEEEPALAPSPPPSHAPGSEVHGRWERLSQTEETGASTASPPKVGVPSASPSRLSEALAEPAHTFPSSQGHRRDLSHWNKVKVLLNRIRWRSPRPAEAAAPPDGSAPRIASRDLPERPPGQTLQKTFMPSLVVKKQRAKNLTVC; the protein is encoded by the exons ATGCTGGGCCGGCGGCGCGTCTTCGCCGTGGAGCCGCTGGGCGGCCGGG ATGGGGCTGGCGAGGACCTGGCACGTGGTTGTGTAGTGCCTGGAGTCACCAGCACCTACAGACGGATCCCGGATGCCGCTCCAGGGTGGTCGGCAGACTCCTGCAAGGGGCATGGCCGGCTGAGAGCACCTGGGAGGCAGGTGCCGCTTCTCAAACTGGCCTCCCAGGACTCAGGAGTGGAGATGGCGATTGGGGACAGGTCCCTAGCCACCTCCCCGGGCCTTTCTCAAGACTCTCTGAACTCTGAGCCCATGCAGAACGCTGagcccctggccctgggtgcCACGGAGCCTCCTGCCCGCCTAAGCCGGCTTCTAGCCAGCCGTAAGCTGGAGCAGGTGCTGGAGCGGTCCCGCCAGCTCCCGACTTCCTCTGCCAGCTTGTCACATTACCGCTCCCCAAAGCCGCCACGCAACCCTGAGTATGAAATGCCCCTTTTTGGAGCAGGAGGACAGGAGGCCACCAAGGCAGAGAGTGACCTAGAGGCAGGGCTGGAAGAAGCAGAAGTG GTGGGGGGCTTGGGGCCTGAAGCCTGGGCCTGCCTCCCAGGGCAGGGTCTTCGCTACCTGGAACACCTGTGCCTGGTACTGGAGCAGATGGCGAGGCTGCAGCAGCTCtgcctgcagctgcagactcaGAGGGCCCCTGGGGTGAGTGAGCTGTGGGCAGTCGGGCCAGCGGGCAGGCAGGTGAGTGGGGGATGCAGAGGATGGGGGGGACCCCTGGAACCAGGACTCCCTTCAGAACAGCCTCAGCCCTCTAGCCAGGCCCTGAAAGCCCGTCTCTCCTGTGCACAGCATCCTAAAGAGGAGGAGCCGGCCCTGGCGCCTTCACCTCCACCCTCTCACGCCCCGGGCAGTGAGGTACACGGGCGGTGGGAGCGGCTCAGCCAGACAGAGGAGACAG GAGCAAGCACAGCTTCACCCCCAAAGGTAGGGGTGCCCAGCGCCAGCCCTTCCAGGCTGTCAGAGGCCCTGGCAGAGCCAGCTCACACCTTTCcatcctcccaggggcacagg CGGGATCTCTCCCACTGGAACAAGGTCAAGGTCCTGCTCAACCGGATCCGGTGGAGAAGCCCTCGACCTGCTGAAGCCGCTGCCCCTCCTGATGGCTCTGCCCCCAG GATTGCATCAAGGGACCTCCCTGAAAGGCCTCCAGGCCAAACCCTCCAGAAGACCTTTATGCCATCATTAGTGGTTAAGAAGCAACGAGCAAAAAACCTTACTGTATGCTGA
- the C7H8orf58 gene encoding uncharacterized protein C8orf58 homolog isoform X11, which yields MLGRRRVFAVEPLGGRDGAGEDLARGCVVPGVTSTYRRIPDAAPGWSADSCKGHGRLRAPGRQVPLLKLASQDSGVEMAIGDRSLATSPGLSQDSLNSEPMQNAEPLALGATEPPARLSRLLASRKLEQVLERSRQLPTSSASLSHYRSPKPPRNPEYEMPLFGAGGQEATKAESDLEAGLEEAEVGRVFATWNTCAWYWSRWRGCSSSACSCRLRGPLGILKRRSRPWRLHLHPLTPRAVRYTGGGSGSARQRRQRDLSHWNKVKVLLNRIRWRSPRPAEAAAPPDGSAPRIASRDLPERPPGQTLQKTFMPSLVVKKQRAKNLTVC from the exons ATGCTGGGCCGGCGGCGCGTCTTCGCCGTGGAGCCGCTGGGCGGCCGGG ATGGGGCTGGCGAGGACCTGGCACGTGGTTGTGTAGTGCCTGGAGTCACCAGCACCTACAGACGGATCCCGGATGCCGCTCCAGGGTGGTCGGCAGACTCCTGCAAGGGGCATGGCCGGCTGAGAGCACCTGGGAGGCAGGTGCCGCTTCTCAAACTGGCCTCCCAGGACTCAGGAGTGGAGATGGCGATTGGGGACAGGTCCCTAGCCACCTCCCCGGGCCTTTCTCAAGACTCTCTGAACTCTGAGCCCATGCAGAACGCTGagcccctggccctgggtgcCACGGAGCCTCCTGCCCGCCTAAGCCGGCTTCTAGCCAGCCGTAAGCTGGAGCAGGTGCTGGAGCGGTCCCGCCAGCTCCCGACTTCCTCTGCCAGCTTGTCACATTACCGCTCCCCAAAGCCGCCACGCAACCCTGAGTATGAAATGCCCCTTTTTGGAGCAGGAGGACAGGAGGCCACCAAGGCAGAGAGTGACCTAGAGGCAGGGCTGGAAGAAGCAGAAGTG GGCAGGGTCTTCGCTACCTGGAACACCTGTGCCTGGTACTGGAGCAGATGGCGAGGCTGCAGCAGCTCtgcctgcagctgcagactcaGAGGGCCCCTGGG CATCCTAAAGAGGAGGAGCCGGCCCTGGCGCCTTCACCTCCACCCTCTCACGCCCCGGGCAGTGAGGTACACGGGCGGTGGGAGCGGCTCAGCCAGACAGAGGAGACAG CGGGATCTCTCCCACTGGAACAAGGTCAAGGTCCTGCTCAACCGGATCCGGTGGAGAAGCCCTCGACCTGCTGAAGCCGCTGCCCCTCCTGATGGCTCTGCCCCCAG GATTGCATCAAGGGACCTCCCTGAAAGGCCTCCAGGCCAAACCCTCCAGAAGACCTTTATGCCATCATTAGTGGTTAAGAAGCAACGAGCAAAAAACCTTACTGTATGCTGA
- the C7H8orf58 gene encoding uncharacterized protein C8orf58 homolog isoform X10, translating into MLGRRRVFAVEPLGGRDGAGEDLARGCVVPGVTSTYRRIPDAAPGWSADSCKGHGRLRAPGRQVPLLKLASQDSGVEMAIGDRSLATSPGLSQDSLNSEPMQNAEPLALGATEPPARLSRLLASRKLEQVLERSRQLPTSSASLSHYRSPKPPRNPEYEMPLFGAGGQEATKAESDLEAGLEEAEVHPKEEEPALAPSPPPSHAPGSEVHGRWERLSQTEETGASTASPPKVGVPSASPSRLSEALAEPAHTFPSSQGHRRDLSHWNKVKVLLNRIRWRSPRPAEAAAPPDGSAPRIASRDLPERPPGQTLQKTFMPSLVVKKQRAKNLTVC; encoded by the exons ATGCTGGGCCGGCGGCGCGTCTTCGCCGTGGAGCCGCTGGGCGGCCGGG ATGGGGCTGGCGAGGACCTGGCACGTGGTTGTGTAGTGCCTGGAGTCACCAGCACCTACAGACGGATCCCGGATGCCGCTCCAGGGTGGTCGGCAGACTCCTGCAAGGGGCATGGCCGGCTGAGAGCACCTGGGAGGCAGGTGCCGCTTCTCAAACTGGCCTCCCAGGACTCAGGAGTGGAGATGGCGATTGGGGACAGGTCCCTAGCCACCTCCCCGGGCCTTTCTCAAGACTCTCTGAACTCTGAGCCCATGCAGAACGCTGagcccctggccctgggtgcCACGGAGCCTCCTGCCCGCCTAAGCCGGCTTCTAGCCAGCCGTAAGCTGGAGCAGGTGCTGGAGCGGTCCCGCCAGCTCCCGACTTCCTCTGCCAGCTTGTCACATTACCGCTCCCCAAAGCCGCCACGCAACCCTGAGTATGAAATGCCCCTTTTTGGAGCAGGAGGACAGGAGGCCACCAAGGCAGAGAGTGACCTAGAGGCAGGGCTGGAAGAAGCAGAAGTG CATCCTAAAGAGGAGGAGCCGGCCCTGGCGCCTTCACCTCCACCCTCTCACGCCCCGGGCAGTGAGGTACACGGGCGGTGGGAGCGGCTCAGCCAGACAGAGGAGACAG GAGCAAGCACAGCTTCACCCCCAAAGGTAGGGGTGCCCAGCGCCAGCCCTTCCAGGCTGTCAGAGGCCCTGGCAGAGCCAGCTCACACCTTTCcatcctcccaggggcacagg CGGGATCTCTCCCACTGGAACAAGGTCAAGGTCCTGCTCAACCGGATCCGGTGGAGAAGCCCTCGACCTGCTGAAGCCGCTGCCCCTCCTGATGGCTCTGCCCCCAG GATTGCATCAAGGGACCTCCCTGAAAGGCCTCCAGGCCAAACCCTCCAGAAGACCTTTATGCCATCATTAGTGGTTAAGAAGCAACGAGCAAAAAACCTTACTGTATGCTGA
- the C7H8orf58 gene encoding uncharacterized protein C8orf58 homolog isoform X2, giving the protein MLGRRRVFAVEPLGGRDGAGEDLARGCVVPGVTSTYRRIPDAAPGWSADSCKGHGRLRAPGRQVPLLKLASQDSGVEMAIGDRSLATSPGLSQDSLNSEPMQNAEPLALGATEPPARLSRLLASRKLEQVLERSRQLPTSSASLSHYRSPKPPRNPEYEMPLFGAGGQEATKAESDLEAGLEEAEVVGGLGPEAWACLPGQGLRYLEHLCLVLEQMARLQQLCLQLQTQRAPGVSELWAVGPAGRQVSGGCRGWGGPLEPGLPSEQPQPSSQALKARLSCAQHPKEEEPALAPSPPPSHAPGSEVHGRWERLSQTEETGASTASPPKVGVPSASPSRLSEALAEPAHTFPSSQGHRVKVLLNRIRWRSPRPAEAAAPPDGSAPRIASRDLPERPPGQTLQKTFMPSLVVKKQRAKNLTVC; this is encoded by the exons ATGCTGGGCCGGCGGCGCGTCTTCGCCGTGGAGCCGCTGGGCGGCCGGG ATGGGGCTGGCGAGGACCTGGCACGTGGTTGTGTAGTGCCTGGAGTCACCAGCACCTACAGACGGATCCCGGATGCCGCTCCAGGGTGGTCGGCAGACTCCTGCAAGGGGCATGGCCGGCTGAGAGCACCTGGGAGGCAGGTGCCGCTTCTCAAACTGGCCTCCCAGGACTCAGGAGTGGAGATGGCGATTGGGGACAGGTCCCTAGCCACCTCCCCGGGCCTTTCTCAAGACTCTCTGAACTCTGAGCCCATGCAGAACGCTGagcccctggccctgggtgcCACGGAGCCTCCTGCCCGCCTAAGCCGGCTTCTAGCCAGCCGTAAGCTGGAGCAGGTGCTGGAGCGGTCCCGCCAGCTCCCGACTTCCTCTGCCAGCTTGTCACATTACCGCTCCCCAAAGCCGCCACGCAACCCTGAGTATGAAATGCCCCTTTTTGGAGCAGGAGGACAGGAGGCCACCAAGGCAGAGAGTGACCTAGAGGCAGGGCTGGAAGAAGCAGAAGTG GTGGGGGGCTTGGGGCCTGAAGCCTGGGCCTGCCTCCCAGGGCAGGGTCTTCGCTACCTGGAACACCTGTGCCTGGTACTGGAGCAGATGGCGAGGCTGCAGCAGCTCtgcctgcagctgcagactcaGAGGGCCCCTGGGGTGAGTGAGCTGTGGGCAGTCGGGCCAGCGGGCAGGCAGGTGAGTGGGGGATGCAGAGGATGGGGGGGACCCCTGGAACCAGGACTCCCTTCAGAACAGCCTCAGCCCTCTAGCCAGGCCCTGAAAGCCCGTCTCTCCTGTGCACAGCATCCTAAAGAGGAGGAGCCGGCCCTGGCGCCTTCACCTCCACCCTCTCACGCCCCGGGCAGTGAGGTACACGGGCGGTGGGAGCGGCTCAGCCAGACAGAGGAGACAG GAGCAAGCACAGCTTCACCCCCAAAGGTAGGGGTGCCCAGCGCCAGCCCTTCCAGGCTGTCAGAGGCCCTGGCAGAGCCAGCTCACACCTTTCcatcctcccaggggcacagg GTCAAGGTCCTGCTCAACCGGATCCGGTGGAGAAGCCCTCGACCTGCTGAAGCCGCTGCCCCTCCTGATGGCTCTGCCCCCAG GATTGCATCAAGGGACCTCCCTGAAAGGCCTCCAGGCCAAACCCTCCAGAAGACCTTTATGCCATCATTAGTGGTTAAGAAGCAACGAGCAAAAAACCTTACTGTATGCTGA
- the C7H8orf58 gene encoding uncharacterized protein C8orf58 homolog isoform X12 has product MLGRRRVFAVEPLGGRDGAGEDLARGCVVPGVTSTYRRIPDAAPGWSADSCKGHGRLRAPGRQVPLLKLASQDSGVEMAIGDRSLATSPGLSQDSLNSEPMQNAEPLALGATEPPARLSRLLASRKLEQVLERSRQLPTSSASLSHYRSPKPPRNPEYEMPLFGAGGQEATKAESDLEAGLEEAEVGRVFATWNTCAWYWSRWRGCSSSACSCRLRGPLGILKRRSRPWRLHLHPLTPRAVRYTGGGSGSARQRRQEQAQLHPQSGISPTGTRSRSCSTGSGGEALDLLKPLPLLMALPPGLHQGTSLKGLQAKPSRRPLCHH; this is encoded by the exons ATGCTGGGCCGGCGGCGCGTCTTCGCCGTGGAGCCGCTGGGCGGCCGGG ATGGGGCTGGCGAGGACCTGGCACGTGGTTGTGTAGTGCCTGGAGTCACCAGCACCTACAGACGGATCCCGGATGCCGCTCCAGGGTGGTCGGCAGACTCCTGCAAGGGGCATGGCCGGCTGAGAGCACCTGGGAGGCAGGTGCCGCTTCTCAAACTGGCCTCCCAGGACTCAGGAGTGGAGATGGCGATTGGGGACAGGTCCCTAGCCACCTCCCCGGGCCTTTCTCAAGACTCTCTGAACTCTGAGCCCATGCAGAACGCTGagcccctggccctgggtgcCACGGAGCCTCCTGCCCGCCTAAGCCGGCTTCTAGCCAGCCGTAAGCTGGAGCAGGTGCTGGAGCGGTCCCGCCAGCTCCCGACTTCCTCTGCCAGCTTGTCACATTACCGCTCCCCAAAGCCGCCACGCAACCCTGAGTATGAAATGCCCCTTTTTGGAGCAGGAGGACAGGAGGCCACCAAGGCAGAGAGTGACCTAGAGGCAGGGCTGGAAGAAGCAGAAGTG GGCAGGGTCTTCGCTACCTGGAACACCTGTGCCTGGTACTGGAGCAGATGGCGAGGCTGCAGCAGCTCtgcctgcagctgcagactcaGAGGGCCCCTGGG CATCCTAAAGAGGAGGAGCCGGCCCTGGCGCCTTCACCTCCACCCTCTCACGCCCCGGGCAGTGAGGTACACGGGCGGTGGGAGCGGCTCAGCCAGACAGAGGAGACAG GAGCAAGCACAGCTTCACCCCCAAAG CGGGATCTCTCCCACTGGAACAAGGTCAAGGTCCTGCTCAACCGGATCCGGTGGAGAAGCCCTCGACCTGCTGAAGCCGCTGCCCCTCCTGATGGCTCTGCCCCCAG GATTGCATCAAGGGACCTCCCTGAAAGGCCTCCAGGCCAAACCCTCCAGAAGACCTTTATGCCATCATTAG
- the C7H8orf58 gene encoding uncharacterized protein C8orf58 homolog isoform X13, producing the protein MLGRRRVFAVEPLGGRDGAGEDLARGCVVPGVTSTYRRIPDAAPGWSADSCKGHGRLRAPGRQVPLLKLASQDSGVEMAIGDRSLATSPGLSQDSLNSEPMQNAEPLALGATEPPARLSRLLASRKLEQVLERSRQLPTSSASLSHYRSPKPPRNPEYEMPLFGAGGQEATKAESDLEAGLEEAEVGRVFATWNTCAWYWSRWRGCSSSACSCRLRGPLGILKRRSRPWRLHLHPLTPRAVRYTGGGSGSARQRRQEQAQLHPQRSRSCSTGSGGEALDLLKPLPLLMALPPGLHQGTSLKGLQAKPSRRPLCHH; encoded by the exons ATGCTGGGCCGGCGGCGCGTCTTCGCCGTGGAGCCGCTGGGCGGCCGGG ATGGGGCTGGCGAGGACCTGGCACGTGGTTGTGTAGTGCCTGGAGTCACCAGCACCTACAGACGGATCCCGGATGCCGCTCCAGGGTGGTCGGCAGACTCCTGCAAGGGGCATGGCCGGCTGAGAGCACCTGGGAGGCAGGTGCCGCTTCTCAAACTGGCCTCCCAGGACTCAGGAGTGGAGATGGCGATTGGGGACAGGTCCCTAGCCACCTCCCCGGGCCTTTCTCAAGACTCTCTGAACTCTGAGCCCATGCAGAACGCTGagcccctggccctgggtgcCACGGAGCCTCCTGCCCGCCTAAGCCGGCTTCTAGCCAGCCGTAAGCTGGAGCAGGTGCTGGAGCGGTCCCGCCAGCTCCCGACTTCCTCTGCCAGCTTGTCACATTACCGCTCCCCAAAGCCGCCACGCAACCCTGAGTATGAAATGCCCCTTTTTGGAGCAGGAGGACAGGAGGCCACCAAGGCAGAGAGTGACCTAGAGGCAGGGCTGGAAGAAGCAGAAGTG GGCAGGGTCTTCGCTACCTGGAACACCTGTGCCTGGTACTGGAGCAGATGGCGAGGCTGCAGCAGCTCtgcctgcagctgcagactcaGAGGGCCCCTGGG CATCCTAAAGAGGAGGAGCCGGCCCTGGCGCCTTCACCTCCACCCTCTCACGCCCCGGGCAGTGAGGTACACGGGCGGTGGGAGCGGCTCAGCCAGACAGAGGAGACAG GAGCAAGCACAGCTTCACCCCCAAAG GTCAAGGTCCTGCTCAACCGGATCCGGTGGAGAAGCCCTCGACCTGCTGAAGCCGCTGCCCCTCCTGATGGCTCTGCCCCCAG GATTGCATCAAGGGACCTCCCTGAAAGGCCTCCAGGCCAAACCCTCCAGAAGACCTTTATGCCATCATTAG
- the C7H8orf58 gene encoding uncharacterized protein C8orf58 homolog isoform X3 — translation MLGRRRVFAVEPLGGRDGAGEDLARGCVVPGVTSTYRRIPDAAPGWSADSCKGHGRLRAPGRQVPLLKLASQDSGVEMAIGDRSLATSPGLSQDSLNSEPMQNAEPLALGATEPPARLSRLLASRKLEQVLERSRQLPTSSASLSHYRSPKPPRNPEYEMPLFGAGGQEATKAESDLEAGLEEAEVVGGLGPEAWACLPGQGLRYLEHLCLVLEQMARLQQLCLQLQTQRAPGVSELWAVGPAGRQVSGGCRGWGGPLEPGLPSEQPQPSSQALKARLSCAQHPKEEEPALAPSPPPSHAPGSEVHGRWERLSQTEETGASTASPPKRDLSHWNKVKVLLNRIRWRSPRPAEAAAPPDGSAPRIASRDLPERPPGQTLQKTFMPSLVVKKQRAKNLTVC, via the exons ATGCTGGGCCGGCGGCGCGTCTTCGCCGTGGAGCCGCTGGGCGGCCGGG ATGGGGCTGGCGAGGACCTGGCACGTGGTTGTGTAGTGCCTGGAGTCACCAGCACCTACAGACGGATCCCGGATGCCGCTCCAGGGTGGTCGGCAGACTCCTGCAAGGGGCATGGCCGGCTGAGAGCACCTGGGAGGCAGGTGCCGCTTCTCAAACTGGCCTCCCAGGACTCAGGAGTGGAGATGGCGATTGGGGACAGGTCCCTAGCCACCTCCCCGGGCCTTTCTCAAGACTCTCTGAACTCTGAGCCCATGCAGAACGCTGagcccctggccctgggtgcCACGGAGCCTCCTGCCCGCCTAAGCCGGCTTCTAGCCAGCCGTAAGCTGGAGCAGGTGCTGGAGCGGTCCCGCCAGCTCCCGACTTCCTCTGCCAGCTTGTCACATTACCGCTCCCCAAAGCCGCCACGCAACCCTGAGTATGAAATGCCCCTTTTTGGAGCAGGAGGACAGGAGGCCACCAAGGCAGAGAGTGACCTAGAGGCAGGGCTGGAAGAAGCAGAAGTG GTGGGGGGCTTGGGGCCTGAAGCCTGGGCCTGCCTCCCAGGGCAGGGTCTTCGCTACCTGGAACACCTGTGCCTGGTACTGGAGCAGATGGCGAGGCTGCAGCAGCTCtgcctgcagctgcagactcaGAGGGCCCCTGGGGTGAGTGAGCTGTGGGCAGTCGGGCCAGCGGGCAGGCAGGTGAGTGGGGGATGCAGAGGATGGGGGGGACCCCTGGAACCAGGACTCCCTTCAGAACAGCCTCAGCCCTCTAGCCAGGCCCTGAAAGCCCGTCTCTCCTGTGCACAGCATCCTAAAGAGGAGGAGCCGGCCCTGGCGCCTTCACCTCCACCCTCTCACGCCCCGGGCAGTGAGGTACACGGGCGGTGGGAGCGGCTCAGCCAGACAGAGGAGACAG GAGCAAGCACAGCTTCACCCCCAAAG CGGGATCTCTCCCACTGGAACAAGGTCAAGGTCCTGCTCAACCGGATCCGGTGGAGAAGCCCTCGACCTGCTGAAGCCGCTGCCCCTCCTGATGGCTCTGCCCCCAG GATTGCATCAAGGGACCTCCCTGAAAGGCCTCCAGGCCAAACCCTCCAGAAGACCTTTATGCCATCATTAGTGGTTAAGAAGCAACGAGCAAAAAACCTTACTGTATGCTGA
- the C7H8orf58 gene encoding uncharacterized protein C8orf58 homolog isoform X5, producing MLGRRRVFAVEPLGGRDGAGEDLARGCVVPGVTSTYRRIPDAAPGWSADSCKGHGRLRAPGRQVPLLKLASQDSGVEMAIGDRSLATSPGLSQDSLNSEPMQNAEPLALGATEPPARLSRLLASRKLEQVLERSRQLPTSSASLSHYRSPKPPRNPEYEMPLFGAGGQEATKAESDLEAGLEEAEVVGGLGPEAWACLPGQGLRYLEHLCLVLEQMARLQQLCLQLQTQRAPGVSELWAVGPAGRQVSGGCRGWGGPLEPGLPSEQPQPSSQALKARLSCAQHPKEEEPALAPSPPPSHAPGSEVHGRWERLSQTEETGASTASPPKVKVLLNRIRWRSPRPAEAAAPPDGSAPRIASRDLPERPPGQTLQKTFMPSLVVKKQRAKNLTVC from the exons ATGCTGGGCCGGCGGCGCGTCTTCGCCGTGGAGCCGCTGGGCGGCCGGG ATGGGGCTGGCGAGGACCTGGCACGTGGTTGTGTAGTGCCTGGAGTCACCAGCACCTACAGACGGATCCCGGATGCCGCTCCAGGGTGGTCGGCAGACTCCTGCAAGGGGCATGGCCGGCTGAGAGCACCTGGGAGGCAGGTGCCGCTTCTCAAACTGGCCTCCCAGGACTCAGGAGTGGAGATGGCGATTGGGGACAGGTCCCTAGCCACCTCCCCGGGCCTTTCTCAAGACTCTCTGAACTCTGAGCCCATGCAGAACGCTGagcccctggccctgggtgcCACGGAGCCTCCTGCCCGCCTAAGCCGGCTTCTAGCCAGCCGTAAGCTGGAGCAGGTGCTGGAGCGGTCCCGCCAGCTCCCGACTTCCTCTGCCAGCTTGTCACATTACCGCTCCCCAAAGCCGCCACGCAACCCTGAGTATGAAATGCCCCTTTTTGGAGCAGGAGGACAGGAGGCCACCAAGGCAGAGAGTGACCTAGAGGCAGGGCTGGAAGAAGCAGAAGTG GTGGGGGGCTTGGGGCCTGAAGCCTGGGCCTGCCTCCCAGGGCAGGGTCTTCGCTACCTGGAACACCTGTGCCTGGTACTGGAGCAGATGGCGAGGCTGCAGCAGCTCtgcctgcagctgcagactcaGAGGGCCCCTGGGGTGAGTGAGCTGTGGGCAGTCGGGCCAGCGGGCAGGCAGGTGAGTGGGGGATGCAGAGGATGGGGGGGACCCCTGGAACCAGGACTCCCTTCAGAACAGCCTCAGCCCTCTAGCCAGGCCCTGAAAGCCCGTCTCTCCTGTGCACAGCATCCTAAAGAGGAGGAGCCGGCCCTGGCGCCTTCACCTCCACCCTCTCACGCCCCGGGCAGTGAGGTACACGGGCGGTGGGAGCGGCTCAGCCAGACAGAGGAGACAG GAGCAAGCACAGCTTCACCCCCAAAG GTCAAGGTCCTGCTCAACCGGATCCGGTGGAGAAGCCCTCGACCTGCTGAAGCCGCTGCCCCTCCTGATGGCTCTGCCCCCAG GATTGCATCAAGGGACCTCCCTGAAAGGCCTCCAGGCCAAACCCTCCAGAAGACCTTTATGCCATCATTAGTGGTTAAGAAGCAACGAGCAAAAAACCTTACTGTATGCTGA